A window of Miscanthus floridulus cultivar M001 chromosome 12, ASM1932011v1, whole genome shotgun sequence genomic DNA:
gaaatcagcatgtGCACTTGTGATGAATTATCTGATCTTTCTGTGACGATTTGGTAATTGATTTTGTGACGAATTTCTATTTACTTCAGTGACGAAAATGAGAACCTATCACAGCAAGCCTTGTGGCCCAATAAAAAGTGGACACGTGGACCATTCACATCACTGGCCACGTCAGCTGCCACGTGGTCGGACACGTCATCTGCAATGTGGACGCGCCACGTGGACAAGACACGTCAGCTGCCAGCGTGGCAGACGTCGTCTGGCCGCCTAACAGACGGCAAGTCATGACGAAAAAAGGGCTATATCAATGACGAAAATATATCGTCATAGAAAAAATACACTTCTATGACGACGACCATTTCGTCATAGAACAAATGCACATCTATGACGAAAATAGACGTTTCGTCACGGTAGGTAAAATATGACGCGCATTCAATGACGAATACCATATCGTCACAAATTCatcataaaataatatatgtgacgattttggagtcttcagtgacgaaagaagagcatcattgatgtacacatccctagtagtgggagaagacaaaaaatagATATTAAACTCTTTGCCTGTAGCACTACCTAAAGtacgaatgagtcttgtattttgggtcgcggttgttggagacagtctaacgaGTCGCTTTGGCCCTTCCCCGACGACGAGTTGGCAATTGGAGAAGCCCTTAGAGCAACTTCAGCATGGGCACCAAGATCAGTGCTCCCAAATCAAATCTGGGTGCTTTCCCCTTATTTTTATTGGCTCAGTTTTCTGCTTGTACTTCAACCGCAGAACCAAATCTATTTCACTAGACAATGACGAATGGGACCGCTTGTCattctctcttctctccttcctttttcttcttcctctgtacAGGGATCGGTGGATCTGGCCTACGCTTGCCCCCCTTGCGTCGGGGCTACGGGGCCGACGTGCCCACATGGCAGAGGGCTAGGGAAGGGCCGCTAGAGGGAGAGGAAGGACCACCGGAGGGAGAGAGGGGAAGGGCCACTGGAGGGCGCGGTAGAGGGAGGGAAAGGAGCCGGTGGCACTGCTGGAGGGAGccggaggggagagagggagccaTGGGATCCATGCCGGAGGGAGCCAGAGGGGAAGGAGGGAGCCACATGGGGAATCGTGCGACTGTCGCGAGGTCTGCCACCGGGAGCCCGCCCTGGAGTGTGGGCAACGCGAGCCTCATGGGTGAAGCCTGCCCCGTACCTCCTGCTTCGTGCTTGCGTGCATCGGAAAGGAGGAAGGAGCCGCTGCGTCCGTCGTAGGCCATGTCGGAGGGGAGGAAGGAGCACGCAGGCAAGATGGGGGGCGGGGTGAGGGTGTCAGTCTCTAGGAATGAGTCTTGGGGGTGCATTTGGGTGCCCACCTAAATTTCGAGGCCCTAGTAGAGGccctactagagttgctcttagaATTCTCACATagtaaattataagtcgttctgacttttctagatatatagtaaaaattatatatctaaatatagatatgtctagatgcatagcaaaagctacgtaATTAGAAAAagctaaaacgacttataatttgaaatggaggacaGTATAAGACTTCTGTTTCGTTTTGTGATATCTCCTCGACTCCTTTTCCCGGTGTCTGTTTCTGGCCTCAGGCTGTGCTGAGTCATGGCGTGCCCCTTGTCAATTTGTTGATCTCTCCTTCATGACCGTTCTCTTCTTTGTCTCAAACTATAAGCAAACTAGTGACAATGACCCTTCTGTGCATGTGCTCTTGCCGCTGTCCTTATGTTCcattctccttttttcttatattatttttttacacATTCTGTTTTCGATTTGTCTTCGATTGCTCTCGACCACAACCGAGCATCCTCTTCTGTGCAGACATGTTGCGTCCTCTTCTGTTTTCGCTTTGTCCTAGATTACTCTTCTGTTTTGGCTTTGTCCTCGATTACTCTCAACCACATACGCAGACATGTTGCATCCTCTTCTGTTTTCGCTTTGTCCTCGATTACTCTCGACCGCATACGCAAACATGAGTCTTTCTTCTATTTTCAAGGAACAAAGCAGATTATGAAAAAATATGAGTGCGAGAGATCGACAAGCATGTGACATGTGAGCTCGTGACATTTGCCTCCGTGCCACTCTCCTGTTATTTTTTGAAAAACAAATTTCAGTTTCCATGTTTCAATACTACTAGGTTCAGCACCCGCCTCCTCCCTCCTCCGTGGCCACACCATACGCGTGTGACGGTTCTTGACTAAAcaagttttttcttttcttcccccCCATTATATATACAAATATGACAGGATTACATCACAACAAAACTTATTAAAAATAGTAATGTTTGGTTGCATATTTTCTCTTGCATATCAGAACCAAACTAGTTACATTAGCGAAGATACTAAAGGGAGTTCTTAATTTTCAATGGGGCCTTTAGCTTCCAGATCAATTTGTTTAAGTTGAGTAAAACTCTAAACAAATTAGAGCATCTAAATCAATTTTTTGTTCCATAAACTATATATGAACAATGCCATAGTATCAGTTGGAGttgttttttattaaaaaaaaaccaACTATGAGTAGCAAAACAAAGTTGTGGACGTTGATGTTACCATAGCAAGTTATTTATTAGGATGTACATCAGATAGGTACGTTTAACTCGGCCAGACAATGAAGAAACATCACTTTATGAATGTTTACAGCGTGACTTCCCTTATCTAAAAAAATAGTGGTAAACATGAAATGTGTAGTAACAAACAGGGTGACTGGTCATAGCATATATCGAATCAAAAGGACACAAGAACCATAACTTTAACAATTTTAGATGATGATTTAGACTAATCCAATCTAATAACAACCTAGCTAATAACTAAGCTTATTATTATGGAAGAAGATTAGATGGACCCTGGGTCCAAACTCTTGCATGTGGCCGATGAATGACGCATGGTGCCGGAGAAAATCATACGCTTGAGGAGAGGCGGCTCCGTCCTCTGCACCACCACACACGCATGACTCTATCGTCCGCGGCTCCTGGCTCCTACTCCTAGTCGGGCTCGGCCCCTTTCTTCTCACGGCTCCAAGACACGAGTAGCGCACCCGGTTCCTCAAGTGGTCCCTAAGTCCCGATATGATACGGGCGGCGGTGCAACAGAACTGAGGGCATGGACTGCAGAGGATTAACGAGCAatattaaggccttgtttggccaggctccggcggctccggctATGGCCCGTCGGCCGCTGGGCGGCCGACACTCGGTTACTGTTCATCGGAGCCGTTTTTCTcttttcctctctcactgacacaaccggagccggagaagcttgtttttctggctccgcggctccggctcctgtagGCATCTGTCGGCCGCTGGACGGCCGACGCCCGGCTAcagtgcaggagccggagcccgcGGGAGCCcgaccaaacagggcctaagattcCCATAGCCTATGGGGTGGCTTGGCAGCATTCTTTGGAGTAGCTCCTCCGTGAGAATCACTTCCTCGGCCAAACAATAAAATGTTGCGCAAATTCTCATAGGTATTAGACCAGAGTTGTTTCTTCATTTATACTAAGAGCTAAAAAAAATCCGCTCTGCTCAATATTCAATCTCTGTAAATCACTTCATGATCACTTTCACCCTAACCCATCAGAATCACTCAAGCTAaaagttagggggtgtttggattcggtgactaaagtttaggagataTCACGTGAGGGTGTTGCATAGGGTATTTggttactaataaaaaaataaattacataatccgtcattaCTCCACGAggcaaatttattaagcctaattaatccgtcattagcatatgtttactgtagcactatattgtcatcaaatcatggactaattaggcttaaaagattcgtctcgcaaattagtcacaaactgtgtaattagtctatatttaatactttatgtatgTGCCAAACAGACAACGATTTAAGTTTAGGATAGTTGAGCTCTATCCTAAGAGCATGCGCACACGTGCGGCTGGAAATATCTGTAACGCGTTGCTCGCAAGCGGCCAGTGCGGTGCACCAATCAAAGCACTGTCTTCCACAGGACCACGACCAGAATGTTTTCCGTTGTCGTGTAGGTTCCCGAAGGCAGGACTCAAGCCGTCCAAAGAAACGTCTGCAGCGCAAATCTCGTACGATCGTCGTCCGTGCAAGCCTCCAGCAACGTCTGCAGCGCAGCGTACAGGGGTTCTCAACACGTTCGTTTGGCCGTGACTTAttataaacgatcgtaaatttttagttgaaataatatttttctctcacacaaaccagtcaacAATACTTCTTcataaaccagcaacgatacagaCCAGCTAATAGAAGAGGCTCTTGCGATCTGCACAGTGGGCAGCGGGCGCCTGGGCGGTTCGGCCATGTGGCTGCCATCCAGCCACCCGTGCTGCTGATGCACTTGCCCCTGCTCTGTTGTGCTGAATGTTCAGCGATCAGCAGTGCCTAACTGCCTATAAATACCACTCTCGGCGGTGCACTTGTGCAGCAGTGGGGCCGCTCCAGAGAAGAGCATCAGAACACACGTGTACTCACGGACACGAATGGCGAGCCAGCTGCAGCCACAACGAGGGTCGCCGCCGGTGATCAACTTTGGCCGGCTCGGCAAGGACCCGGCCACGAGGGTGCTAGCCGTCCAGGACATTGCGCGGGCGTGCCGCGACCAGGGATGCTTTCAGGTCAGTGCTTGCTTGCTCGCTCGCTCGCTGCACTTGTTCACTGACCGTGACAGTGAACTCCAGCTGCGCTGGCCGCTGTATGAATCAGCTAAAGGGAAGGCTGCCAAGCATGCCATGCGGAACTAACGTGGCCGATGGCTTAAGGGCGTGTTTGGACGTCAAAAGCTCCGCGACTTGGGCCGCTGCTTGGTTGTTTGTCGTGTAACCATCGGCAGCCACAGCCGTCGTTTTGCTTCTGCTGCATGCCGTTTTGCCCTGTGACGGAGTGTTTTACGCCACACAGCCGCGGCGCTGGTGAACCTGCGGCGTGGCGAGCCGTGGCAGGCAACCAAACAGGCTCTAAATGCCAATCATACTAAGAGTAAATTTACTACGTACTACTGATCATGGTGTCCTGATGAGTCTAGTCCTTGTTCAATTTCAGTAGTAATTAGGTCCTACTTCAAGTTGCTGCAGACACTCTTGCCCGAAGTTCCACTTGATCTGAACTCAGACTATCCAAGTTGTGAACTAACTTCCTAATCTTCATGAACCACTAAATTTACATAAATAAAGAACAAAACAAATGAACAAAGTGCATGTCGAATAATTTCCAGATACTGGAACGCCAATGTTGAAACTTCGAAGGTTTTTTTTAACGAATTGGCACAGGATAGTGCCAATTTCATTGAACCAAGAAGGCCGAGTTACATACCTTTGCACTGACACTGGCAGGTCGTAAACCACGGCATCAGCATGTCTGTCATGAAGGATGCCCTCGAAGTTGCCTTAGAATTCTTTGCACTTTCCAAAGAacacaaggagaagtttgcttcACTCGACATCCAACAGCCTATCAGGTACGACACGAGCTCAAGGGATGGGATCAGCGTGGCCAGGTCATTCCTGAAACACTATGCTAATCCCCTGGAAGACTGGGTTCAGTTCTGGCCAGTGGACCCACCAGAATACAGGTAACCTGCGCAATTCCTACATTCAGTAGTCCATCAATAAATTATTAAGTGCACCTTAGTCTGCAACCAAATATCATTTTTATATTGAAAAAAAAAGTTCCACCAGGAAGAAGATGGGGGTGTATGCCGTTGAAATACAAAGAGTGTCCATGCAAATCATGGAAGCTATTCTGCAAGGCCTTGGGTTAGGACCATCATACATGCAAGAGAAACTGGAGAACGGAGTGCAGTTCCTAGCCCTGAACAAGTATCCACAATTCGCACACCGAGGTGACGACGTCGGACTGGGTTCCCATTCCGACTATGGCTTCATCACCATCCTTCTGCAGAGCTCCACGGGGCTTGAAGTGATGCACCATGACGACGTCACGTGGACGGCTATCCCCGCTATCTCTGGGGCCCTCCATGTCCACGTCGGAGACAACCTGGAAGTTCTGAGCAATGGTCAGCTCAAGTCCCTCGTCCATCGGGCCATCCTCAATCCTGACGAGCCGAGGATTTCTATCGCCAGCATCCATGGCCTCTCCATGCATGAGAAGGTGCGCTGCGCCGAGGAGCTGATCAGTGAGCAGCACCCGGAAATGTATAGGGGAAGCAGCTTCCAGGACTTCCTTGACTTCCTGCTGTCCAACACCAACAATTACAAGAGGTTTGTTGAGAGCCTCAAGATCGGCAGAGATGAATAATGACTGTAAAGGTGGATCTGCTGCACCAGAGCGCATGCAGCTTAATTGCATTCTTAGTTGGAGAAAAAGAGTGCACAGTTATCTCTAAAGCGCATTTTGGGTGTCATTCAGCTGGATCGATAGATGTCCACGAGTGATCTCCATGCTATATGGTACAACCCACTATCAAGTGCAGTTGCCTCAGATAGGTGCTGCAAATGTAAAAACTCCTCTCGTCAATGATACTAAATTAGGGAGGATCGTACATATTTAACTTGTATCTATTAGTACCTGAGGGAAGTACACATACGGGTAATAATGAGAAGTGAAACGAGTATCTTCCTATCACTGTATAATGCTCGCATTTGTTGATCCCTggctgccctgcacaggtaagcaactagcttatcagcacacactcactcactatggctagaggtagaagaagagattgagaacaacgcacacacactcagcacaagcatcagcgttggccgaagccctgcccTTTATTTTGTGGCAACTGAACTAAGTATTCCATTGCCCTTTGGAtagaatatatacaactctagctgtacctctatcaggtacatagttgttggccaactacctactcctgagtacaagagtacaccaactacctactcctaaggtacagggtacatcaactacctactcctaagataCAGAGTTTACCAACTACTCCTAGCAATATAAAGCTTACCTCAGCCCACTATCAAGATATGGttgatgtaatagctaccaactaatgtactagaTATGGCTTATTGCAATACTGCTACAGCTACAGGAACTGGTCGGCAGAGCCGATCAGTCCCCAACTCCCAACAGGGAGTGGTCGGCCGAGCCGACCAGTCTCCAACCAAGGAGAGaatggggagcagcagattatgtctaacaattcttcccctaatcctgctgctagcccgatgccttgacatcatccatgccaatcatcttccttAACTCTATGAACCGCAGGCGtccgagtgacttggtgaggatgtcagcgagctgtctgccggtctcgacaaactcgatgacgatctgccctccatcgatgcagtctcggaggaagtggaacttgatgtcgatgtgcttgctccggtcgtagaggacagggttcttggcgagggcgatgacgggctggttgtccaccatcagagctAGCGGGTGAGCTTCCTCGCCGGCCAGCTCGCCTAGCAACCGGCGTAGCCAGACAGCCTGGCACGCCGCCGTGGCCGCTCCGACATACTCCACCTCACACGT
This region includes:
- the LOC136497899 gene encoding 2-oxoglutarate-dependent dioxygenase 21, chloroplastic-like — protein: MASQLQPQRGSPPVINFGRLGKDPATRVLAVQDIARACRDQGCFQVVNHGISMSVMKDALEVALEFFALSKEHKEKFASLDIQQPIRYDTSSRDGISVARSFLKHYANPLEDWVQFWPVDPPEYRKKMGVYAVEIQRVSMQIMEAILQGLGLGPSYMQEKLENGVQFLALNKYPQFAHRGDDVGLGSHSDYGFITILLQSSTGLEVMHHDDVTWTAIPAISGALHVHVGDNLEVLSNGQLKSLVHRAILNPDEPRISIASIHGLSMHEKVRCAEELISEQHPEMYRGSSFQDFLDFLLSNTNNYKRFVESLKIGRDE